In Brevibacterium spongiae, a single genomic region encodes these proteins:
- a CDS encoding PhnD/SsuA/transferrin family substrate-binding protein → MIGRPRFTAAAAALLTSALLLSGCGAAGEASAAPDTLRVALLPDENASDVIKNNEPLKKHLEEELEMDVELVVTTDYSSMIEAMSRGRLELAYFGPLSFVLAQEKADIEP, encoded by the coding sequence ATGATCGGACGCCCCCGTTTCACCGCTGCTGCGGCAGCCCTGCTGACTTCCGCCCTCCTTCTCTCCGGCTGCGGTGCCGCCGGAGAGGCGAGCGCCGCACCCGACACGCTCCGGGTTGCCCTGCTGCCCGACGAGAACGCCTCGGACGTCATCAAGAACAATGAACCGCTCAAGAAGCACCTCGAAGAGGAGCTGGAGATGGACGTCGAGCTCGTCGTGACGACCGACTATTCCTCGATGATCGAGGCGATGTCGCGCGGCCGCCTCGAACTGGCCTATTTCGGTCCTCTCTCGTTCGTCCTCGCACAGGAAAAGGCCGATATCGAGCC